AGCAGATCGATATGGGCGCGTGGGCCGCGGAGAAATACACCATCCCGTCCGAATCGCCGGAAGATCCTTCGCAGGAATCGCCGCTCGACCCGACACAACGCTAAGTGCTGACGGACACGCACTGAGCGCCATAGAAAAAGCCGTTTCGACATTCACCGAAACGGCTTTTTTGTTTTTCCAGGTTCAGCGGAACTGACCCTTATTCGCCTCGCCTCCGCCCTCGGGGGCGTCACGCATGCGTCAGGAGCGCTGTGCCAATTCTTCGGCGAGCCACGTCAGGGGCGGCAATGCAGCGGGCAGCAGCGGCTCCACGCTCACCGGCGGATGCTCCCACGCGAGGGCCTGCCCTTCCTTGCCATGCGGCTCGCCCTGCCATGCCGTCACCTTGCAGAAGTGCAGACGCACGTACGCATGCGGGTAGTCATGTTCGAGGACACGCCACGGCGCGCAACGCTCGACCGTGACACCCAGCTCTTCGTGCAGCTCGCGCGCAAGCGCCGCCGCGACCGACTCGCCCGCTTCGAGCTTGCCACCGGGGAACTCCCAATAACCGGCGTACGGTTTGCCCTCGGGACGCTGCCCGAGCAGCACCGCGCCATCCGGGTGCACCATGACACCAACGGCCACTTCCGTGACCGGACGCCCGTCCGGCGCCGTTTGTTTCGAATCTGTCATATCGCTACGCATTGCTGAATTTCGGGATCGGGCAAACGGCGGTCCGGGTCATCCCCGGACGACGCCACGCGCCCGATCGTTACGATGCCTGTGCCGCGCCTCGCTGCTTGCCCGCCCAATCGCGCGCAAACTGGAACGCCACACGGCCCGAGCGCGAACCGCGCTCCAATGCCCAGATCAGCGCTTCCTGACGCGCGCTTTCCGTCTGCTCCGCCGGCACGCCGAAGTGTTGCAGCCAATGGCCGACGATCGTCAGGTAGTCGTCCTGCTTGAACGGGTAGAAACTCACCCACAGGCCGAAGCGCTCGGACAGCGAGATCTTCTCTTCGATCACTTCGCCCGGATGAATCTCGCCGTCGTCGGTGTGACGATAGCTCTCGTTGTCCTTCATGTACTCGGGCAACAAGTGGCGGCGGTTGGATGTCGCATAAATCAGCACGTTGTCCGACTGCGCAGCCACGGAACCGTCGAGCGCAACCTTGAGCGCCTTGTAACCCGATTCGCCGTCTTCGAACGACAGGTCGTCGCAAAACACGACGAAGCGTTCCGGGCGTTGCGAGATCAGGTCGACGATGTCGCCCAGATCGGTCAGGTCGTCCTTGTCGACTTCGATCAGACGCAGCCCTTCCGACGCGTACTGATTCAGACAGGCCTTGATCAGCGACGACTTGCCCGTGCCGCGCGCTCCGGTCAACAGCACGTTATTGGCCGGTTCGCCACGCACGAACTGACGCGTGTTCTGCTCGATCAGCGCCTTCTGGCGTTCGATGTTCTGCAGGTCGCTCAGCGTGATGGAGGACACGTGCGCGACGGGCTGCAGAAACCCACGGCCCTGCTTCTTGCGCCAGCGAAACGCCGTAGCGACGTTCCAGTCGATCTCAGGGGTCGCCGGGGGCAGCATCGCCTCCAGCCGGGCCAGCACGCCTTCCGCGCGCGTCAGGAACTGTTCCAGTTTGTCCATGCTTCGATATCCCCGCGC
This window of the Pandoraea sputorum genome carries:
- a CDS encoding ATP-binding protein; the encoded protein is MDKLEQFLTRAEGVLARLEAMLPPATPEIDWNVATAFRWRKKQGRGFLQPVAHVSSITLSDLQNIERQKALIEQNTRQFVRGEPANNVLLTGARGTGKSSLIKACLNQYASEGLRLIEVDKDDLTDLGDIVDLISQRPERFVVFCDDLSFEDGESGYKALKVALDGSVAAQSDNVLIYATSNRRHLLPEYMKDNESYRHTDDGEIHPGEVIEEKISLSERFGLWVSFYPFKQDDYLTIVGHWLQHFGVPAEQTESARQEALIWALERGSRSGRVAFQFARDWAGKQRGAAQAS
- the yacG gene encoding DNA gyrase inhibitor YacG, whose protein sequence is MTSVVNCPTCGKKVVWGPQAKFRPFCSERCKQIDMGAWAAEKYTIPSESPEDPSQESPLDPTQR
- a CDS encoding NUDIX domain-containing protein translates to MTDSKQTAPDGRPVTEVAVGVMVHPDGAVLLGQRPEGKPYAGYWEFPGGKLEAGESVAAALARELHEELGVTVERCAPWRVLEHDYPHAYVRLHFCKVTAWQGEPHGKEGQALAWEHPPVSVEPLLPAALPPLTWLAEELAQRS